Proteins found in one Fusarium keratoplasticum isolate Fu6.1 chromosome 12, whole genome shotgun sequence genomic segment:
- a CDS encoding Carrier domain-containing protein, which produces MLSNATQQPQPIQRHDTLHGTINETSPYPLNGHGIDHVPLNGHGHDTQPSLNGNPTNPRPIAICGMALRLPGGIKDPEAFWDVLINGKDLQAPVPPTRWNAAGFTNKLGSRSSIAAQKGYFLSDDLSTLDTSFFTMSKRELERCDPQQRKLLEITREVLESARETGFRGKPIGCYVGTFGEDWLQMSGKEDQHIGGYPLAAYGDLILANRISFEYDLKGPSMVIKTGCSASLVGLHEACRAIQSGDCSSAIVAGANLVMGPIPTSVMAGEGMLSPDGSCKTFDASANGYARGEAINALYLKPLDDAIRDNNPIRAVIRNTATNSDGKSQGILAPNGASHEALMRKVYGDIGLDPGKTAFVECHGTGTPTGDPIEATAVGNVFGQHGVYIGSVKPNTGHAEGASGITSIIKAVLALENNTIPPNIKFNNPNPKIPFDTKKLKVPTEPESWPEGRDKRVSVNSFGIGGSNAHVILEAPSSLSTQTETTSSPKLIVMSANTSESLKQYLATAQDYLAQHPHNAADMAYTLAHHRQSFPHRAFMVVKADGSLVETSSPARAPSSAPGVVMIFNGQGAQWPEMGKQLFETDAYFREDVMKMNHILKSLMHPPSWNLQDELFAPRGQSRVHQAELSQPLCTALQIALVCHLQRAGIRPSAVVGHSSGEIAAAYAAGAISLEDAVIAAYYRGYVTKLQTRKGGMGAVGLGVDDISKYIQDGIVIACDNSPESVTLSGDVEVLDRVLGTIKAENPDTLTRRLKVEIAYHSDHMKPLATQYKDLMEPELAGRDLKRPATIDIPFFSSVTGKMITSGDSLGPDYWISNLTSRVRFTSAVSKALKDLPNSVFVEIGPHSTLSGPLRQISTAVGADYRYVSTLKRSGDSSYNLLSTFGQLHQKGVPLDWSAIVPKGRVLTNLPSYAWDYSSGSFWYETRLSRESRFREFGHHRLLGLRNPHSSSLEPAWRNNLTLEDEPWLTDHMVGSDVVFPFAGYIAMAGEAIRQTTGISEGYRVLDATARSAMVLSDQPVEVVTTLRPVNLSDTSVFRWFTFTIVSHNGSSWTLHFEGQVKACNEALTPSLTPATDALIRPVASTGWYDALEHIGLVYGPEFQALEEIVTSATENLAVAKINNKSRQSDEAFLFHPATMDNCLQLLLAATTRGLGRNFGQLRVPTSIEDLVVRRSSTSMDVVASAQALDDLAVEVITDGKVALRLNGLQLTPVDNGQDEPHERHAAARLEWLPDFDLMDHKTLFTSTRSDLKEARMHEEMTLLCILETAEKIRDLEPCNWHFEKFRNWLNLEIDRARQGTYPIVEQSKTFTEMASPRRREMIQEYYETLVQSTMRAFFAVGLKAIYDNCEGIFTGEVDALQTLMKDNVLAEIYNAVSFGKGDFLKLLAHSRPDLRILEVGAGTGGTTEMILRNLARPDGLPAYSVYTFSDISAGFFPQARERFHYAPNMDYRAFDISKDPFEQGFKANTYDVILAPNVIHATESLNKTLSNLQPLLRTGGLLVLTELCGVVRTPNYVFGNFSGWWLGEADGREWEPYVSVERWDQELKAAGFSGVDTTVLDAEEPFNYGAAVVSTKVENGKNPKDLVDTSSVSIITTEPEGALAKKLMAELNDSGISTSVHGLPEAATLSPDADIISLVDLEIDFFQNISQQQFKDFQDFLNSQKTGRVLWLTKPAQVNCQDPQSSLSIGLARCIRAESQIPFHTLEIQPDESCFAGLVAKLLNKIRRTVDDELLSPDREYIVDEGLVKIGRYQPLFVSHELKETNLAVAIDTSDENEVVVKTCAVALSAGADGAVFKTEEDTSLNHDLLQVAGMVSAVGPNVEGLAVGDRVLATATDCSIKTKMACFKSLVHKIPQSLDFEDAVAMAIPFATALESLINVGQLQKGQSVLIHPAATAIGQAAIQIAKFIGAKIYATATSQEEAEILEEAYEIDVRHIFTCHEDSLAATLKRETGNCGVDLVLHSVPGISCQALRDCVANFGKMINLGDTSSFDGEALAMRPFLKTRHYHGINMAQLARKRPQRMAELLRKSIQLCEDGLIEPIGSAVFEAVDIEKAFRQLRDDHVDNVVVRIPTDASTLPTTPRYTKLRMRSDASYLLTGGMGGLGVGISRWLVERGARSLVFLSRSAGQKPKDEAFIRELESCGCSVVTVAGRAQSMEDVQRAISLAPHPIMGVVHLAMVLRDNPIATMSYEDWTTTTAPKIQGAWNLHECLKDHDLDFMVMASSINTIVESPGQGNYSAANTFLEAFTQYRRSLSLPASVLNICAIEDVGYVAENAFAKKNIKSQGLYSLREKELLDFFELAIRLSPASTATTPDPSSTLVEESEVDHHSKLTQHRPWSSKGQVVMGLRSESDLNDTNTRTNWRRDRRMGFYHNYNRTKTTDQDESSNNLAEFLSSATDNPSILDEAATSVFLAQEIGNKVFNLILKDAENLDTSLTLQQVGLDSLMAIELRRWWKLAFGLEISVLELMATGTMEALGAVAAKGLKGRLASSG; this is translated from the exons ATGTTGTCAAACGCCACGCAACAGCCACAGCCCATTCAACGCCATGATACCCTCCATGGGACCATCAATGAAACTTCCCCTTACCCGTTGAATGGGCATGGCATTGACCACGTTCCTTTGAACggacatggccatgacaCCCAACCTTCTTTGAACGGCAACCCTACCAATCCACGCCCCATTGCCATCTGTGGCATGGCGCTTCGTCTCCCAGGAGGAATCAAAGACCCAGAGGCCTTCTGGGACGTGCTCATCAACGGCAAAGACCTCCAGGCTCCAGTCCCACCAACTCGGTGGAACGCAGCCGGCTTCACCAACAAACTCGGCAGCCGTAGCTCCATCGCAGCTCAGAAGGGTTACTTTCTCTCAGACGACCTGTCCACCCTCGacacctccttcttcaccatgaGCAAGCGGGAGCTTGAGAGGTGTGATCCACAGCAGCGAAAGCTTCTGGAGATTACTCGTGAAGTTTTGGAGAGTGCCAGGGAGACTGGGTTTCGTGGTAAGCCCATTGGGTGCTATGTAGGCACGTTCGGTGAGGATTGGCTTCAGATGAGTGGTAAGGAGGACCAACACATTGGGGGGTACCCCCTGGCCGCCTACGGTGACCTCATCCTTGCGAACCGCATCTCTTTTGAGTATGACCTGAAAGGTCCAAG CATGGTCATCAAGACTGGCTGCTCGGCCTCCCTTGTTGGCTTACACGAGGCTTGCCGAGCCATCCAAAGTGGGGACTGCTCCTCTGCCATTGTTGCTGGCGCCAACCTGGTCATGGGTCCTATCCCCACGTCCGTCATGGCTGGTGAGGGCATGCTCTCGCCAGATGGCTCTTGCAAGACGTTTGATGCCTCTGCTAACGGGTATGCCCGTGGTGAGGCCATCAATGCACTCTACCTCAAGCCCCTGGATGACGCCATTCGTGACAACAACCCTATCAGGGCTGTTATTCGGAACACTGCTACTAACAGCGATGGAAAGAGTCAGGGCATCCTGGCTCCTAACGGTGCCTCACATGAGGCGCTCATGCGCAAGGTCTACGGGGACATTGGTCTTGACCCGGGCAAAACTGCATTTGTAGAG TGTCATGGGACTGGGACACCGACTGGTGACCCTATCGAGGCCACTGCCGTCGGCAATGTCTTTGGACAGCATGGTGTCTACATTGGATCT GTCAAGCCAAACACTGGGCACGCTGAAGGAGCATCTggcatcaccagcatcatcaaggcagTCTTGGCTTTGGAGAACAACACTATACCCCCGAacatcaagttcaacaacCCAAACCCGAAGA TCCCTTTTgacaccaagaagctcaaggtaCCTACCGAGCCTGAGTCATGGCCAGAAGGTCGGGACAAGAGAGTGAGCGTCAACTCTTTTGGTATCGGGGGCTCCAATGCCCAT GTCATTCTTGAGGCACCTTCAAGCTTGTCCACTCAAACTGAGACAACCTCGAGCCCCAAGCTCATCGTCATGTCTGCAAACACGAGTGAATCTCTGAAGCAGTACCTTGCGACCGCCCAAGACTACCTGGCACAACACCCACACAACGCTGCCGACATGGCGTACACGCTGGCCCACCATCGCCAATCCTTCCCTCATCGTGCATTCATGGTGGTCAAGGCAGACGGCTCACTGGTCGAGACGTCCTCCCCCGCCAGGGCTCCAAGCTCAGCTCCTGGAGTTGTCATGATCTTCAACGGCCAGGGCGCTCAGTGGCCTGAGATGGGAAAGCAGCTCTTCGAGACTGATGCCTATTTCAGAGAAGACgtgatgaagatgaaccACATCCTCAAGTCTTTGATGCATCCTCCCAGTTGGAACCTCCAAG ATGAGCTTTTTGCTCCTCGGGGCCAGAGTCGGGTCCACCAAGCCGAACTCTCCCAACCACTATGCACAGCACTACAGATTGCGCTTGTATGTCACTTGCAACGCGCTGGCATTCGCCCATCAGCAGTCGTCGGCCACTCCAGTGGAGAGATCGCGGCAGCATACGCAGCCGGAGCTATTTCCCTGGAAGATGCCGTCATCGCCGCCTACTATCGGGGCTATGTGACCAAGCTTCAGACCCGAAAGGGTGGCATGGGCGCTGTTGGTCTGGGTGTGGATGACATATCAAAGTACATCCAAgatggcatcgtcatcgcctgTGACAACAGTCCTGAGAGTGTCACGTTATCTGGCGATGTGGAGGTGCTGGACAGGGTGCTCGGCACCATCAAGGCAGAGAACCCCGATACTCTGACCAGGAGACTCAAGGTCGAGATCGCCTACCATTCAGATCATATGAAGCCTTTGGCAACTCAGTACAAGGATCTGATGGAGCCTGAACTGGCAGGGCGAGATCTGAAGCGACCTGCTACCATCGACatccccttcttctcgtccgtCACAGGCAAGATGATTACTTCTGGTGACAGTCTGGGCCCGGACTATTGGATCTCCAACCTGACCTCGCGGGTCCGCTTCACTTCAGCTGTCAGCAAGGCCCTCAAAGATCTCCCAAACAGTGTCTTTGTCGAGATTGGCCCTCACTCTACCCTCTCTGGGCCGCTACGCCAAATCTCGACTGCTGTTGGCGCAGACTATCGTTACGTCTCTACCCTCAAACGCAGCGGCGACTCTTCTTACAACTTGCTGTCCACCTTTGGCCAGTTGCACCAGAAGGGAGTCCCCTTGGACTGGTCAGCCATTGTCCCCAAAGGCAGAGTTTTGACCAACCTGCCCAGCTACGCCTGGGATTACAGCAGCGGTTCATTCTGGTACGAGACTCGCTTGTCTAGAGAGTCGAGGTTCCGTGAGTTTGGCCACCATCGTCTTCTAGGTCTTCGCAACCCGCACAGTTCGAGCTTGGAACCGGCTTGGCGCAACAACTTGACCCTTGAAGATGAGCCCTGGTTGACTGACCACATGGTCGGATCTGATGTTGTCTTTCCGTTCGCTGGTTacatcgccatggctggcgagGCTATTCGTCAGACGACAGGCATCTCAGAGGGTTACCGTGTGCTAGATGCCACGGCTCGATCTGCGATGGTCTTGTCCGACCAACCCGTTGAGGTGGTGACCACCCTGAGGCCTGTCAACCTTTCCGACACATCCGTGTTTAGATGGTTTACTTTCACCATCGTCTCTCATAATGGCTCTTCCTGGACTCTTCACTTTGAGGGCCAGGTCAAGGCATGCAATGAGGCCTTGACTCCTTCACTCACACCGGCCACCGATGCCCTTATCCGTCCTGTTGCCTCCACCGGCTGGTACGATGCGCTGGAACACATTGGTCTTGTGTACGGTCCTGAGTTCCAAGCACTCGAGGAAATTGTCACCTCAGCTACAGAGAACCTGGCAGTTGCCAAGATAAACAACAAGAGTCGGCAGAGCGATGAAGCCTTCCTCTTTCATCCAGCCACAATGGACAATTGTCTTCAGCTGCTTCttgcagcaacaacaagaggTCTTGGTAGAAACTTTGGCCAGCTTCGTGTGCCGACCAGCATCGAGGACTTGGTTGTCAGGCGCAGCTCTACTAGCATGGATGTCGTGGCCTCGGCTCAAGcccttgatgacctcgccgtcGAGGTTATCACAGATGGCAAAGTTGCACTTCGTCTCAACGGCTTGCAGCTGACCCCAGTCGACAATGGGCAAGATGAACCCCACGAGCGTCATGCAGCTGCGCGTCTTGAGTGGTTGCCAGACTTTGACCTGATGGATCACAAGACGCTCTTCACCTCGACGCGGTCAGATTTGAAGGAAGCGCGGATGCATGAGGAGATGACCCTTCTGTGCATCTTGGAAACCGCTGAGAAGATTCGGGATCTCGAGCCCTGCAACTGGCACTTTGAAAAGTTCCGGAATTGGCTGAACCTGGAGATCGATCGTGCCAGACAAGGCACTTACCCCATTGTCGAGCAGAGCAAGACATTTACTGAGATGGCATCCCCACGTCGCCGTGAGATGATCCAGGAGTACTATGAGACTCTAGTTCAGAGCACTATGAGGGCATTCTTCGCTGTTGGTCTCAAAGCCATCTACGACAACTGCGAGGGCATTTTCACTGGCGAGGTCGATGCCCTCCAAACTCTCATGAAAGACAACGTTCTAGCTGAGATCTACAACGCCGTCAGCTTCGGCAAAGGCGACTTCTTAAAGCTTTTAGCACACTCAAGACCGGACCTCcgcatcctcgaggtcgGTGCCGGAACTGGCGGGACAACCGAGATGATCCTTCGCAACTTGGCCAGGCCAGATGGTCTCCCGGCGTACAGCGTCTACACTTTCAGCGACATCTCAGCCGGGTTCTTCCCGCAAGCTCGAGAACGCTTCCATTATGCGCCCAACATGGACTACCGAGCCTTTGACATTTCAAAGGACCCATTCGAACAGGGTTTCAAGGCTAACACGTACGATGTCATTCTTGCTCCAAATGTCATCCACGCTACCGAGTCTCTCAACAAGACCTTGTCCAACCTTCAGCCACTGTTGCGCACAGGCGGCCTTCTGGTGCTGACTGAGCTCTGTGGTGTCGTGCGCACTCCCAACTACGTCTTTGGGAACTTCTCAGGATGGTGGCTTGGTGAGGCTGATGGGAGAGAGTGGGAGCCGTATGTCAGTGTTGAGAGATGGGaccaggagctcaaggcggCTGGTTTTTCCGGAGTTGACACCACTGTCCTTGACGCTGAAGAGCCTTTCAACTATGGTGCTGCTGTTGTCAGTACCAAGGTGGAGAATGGCAAGAACCCGAAGGATCTTGTGGACACTAGCAGCGTGTCCATCATCACGACAGAGCCTGAGGGCGCTCTAGCCAAGAAGTTGATGGCAGAGCTCAACGACTCTGGCATATCCACTAGCGTGCATGGCTTGCCTGAAGCTGCCACCCTGTCGCCGGATGCCGACATCATCTCCCTGGTCGACCTCGAGATCGACTTCTTTCAAAACATCAGCCAACAGCAGTTCAAGGACTTCCAGGACTTCTTGAATAGTCAAAAGACGGGGCGCGTCCTATGGCTCACCAAGCCAGCGCAGGTCAACTGCCAAGATCCGCAATCATCCCTTTCCATTGGCCTCGCACGTTGTATCCGTGCCGAATCTCAGATCCCGTTTCACACCCTCGAGATCCAACCTGATGAGTCTTGTTTTGCCGGACTGGTGGCCAAGCTTCTGAATAAGATCCGGCGGACAGTTGACGATGAGTTGTTGTCTCCGGACAGGGAGTACATCGTTGACGAGGGACTTGTCAAGATCGGCCGGTATCAGCCACTATTCGTTAGCCATGAGCTCAAAGAGACGAACTTAGCTGTTGCTATTGACACAAGCGACG AGAACGAGGTCGTTGTCAAAACATGCGCCGTGGCACTCAGTGCCGGTGCTGATGGTGCAGTCTTCAAAACGGAGGAGGATACGTCTCTCAACCATGATCTTCTCCAAGTGGCTGGTATGGTGTCAGCTGTTGGTCCAAACGTTGAAGGTCTGGCTGTCGGCGACCGTGTTCTTGCTACGGCTACAGACTGctccatcaagaccaagatggcTTGCTTCAAATCTCTAGTTCACAAGATTCCCCAGAGTCTGGACTTTGAAGATGCTGTAGCGATGGCGATTCCTTTCGCCACCGCTCTTGAGAGCCTCATCAATGTTGGACAACTCCAGAAAGGCCAG TCTGTCTTGATCCATCCTGCAGCCACTGCCATCGGTCAAGCCGCCATCCAGATCGCAAAGTTCATCGGCGCCAAG ATATATGCTACAGCGaccagccaagaagaggcagagatCCTCGAAGAGGCCTACGAGATTGATGTCCGCCACATCTTTACCTGCCATGAAGATTCCCTTGCCGCCACTCTCAAGCGTGAAACCGGCAACTGCggtgttgatcttgtccttcaCTCAGTCCCCGGGATTTCCTGCCAAGCCTTGAGGGACTGCGTTGCCAATTTCGGCAAAATGATCAACCTTGGAGATACCAGCAGCTTTGACGGAGAAGCTCTCGCCATGAGGCCGTTCTTGAAGACCAGACATTATCATGGCATCAACATGGCTCAGTTGGCTCGGAAGAGACCTCAGCGGATGGCAGA GCTTCTCAGAAAGAGCATCCAGCTTTGCGAAGACGGCCTGATCGAGCCCATTGGCTCTGCCGTGTTCGAGGCAGTTGACATTGAGAAGGCCTTCCGGCAACTCAGAGACGATCACGTCGACAACGTCGTGGTGAGGATCCCTACAGATGCCTCAACTCTCCCAACAACACCGCGCTACACCAAGCTCAGAATGAGGAGTGACGCCTCCTACCTCCTCACAGGCGGCATGGGAGGCCTTGGAGTGGGCATCTCAAGATGGCTTGTTGAGCGCGGTGCAAGGTCTCTGGTCTTCCTCTCCCGCAGCGCAGGCCAAAAGCCCAAAGACGAAGCGTTCATCAGAGAGCTCGAGTCGTGCGGGTGCTCGGTAGTGACAGTGGCCGGTCGAGCTCAGTCCATGGAAGACGTGCAGAGAGCCATCTCGCTCGCACCGCATCCCATCATGGGCGTGGTTCATCTTGCCATGGTTCTTCGCGACAATCCCATTGCCACCATGTCCTATGAGGATTGGACAACAACCACAGCCCCAAAGATACAGGGAGCGTGGAACCTGCACGAGTGCCTCAAGGACCACGATCTTGActtcatggtgatggcaagctccatcaacaccatcgttGAAAGTCCAGGCCAGGGCAACTACTCGGCAGCCAACACGTTCCTCGAGGCATTCACCCAGTATCGACGGTCGCTCTCCCTTCCGGCATCTGTACTGAACATCTGTGCCATTGAGGATGTGGGATATGTGGCTGAAAAcgcctttgccaagaagaacatcaaATCCCAAGGCCTGTACAGCCTGCGAGAAAAGGAGCTGCTCGACTTTTTCGAGCTAGCCATCCGACTGTCACCAGCCTCCACCGCTACCACACCCGACCCGTCGTCGACACTAGTGGAGGAAAGTGAGGTTGACCATCACAGCAAATTGACACAGCATCGTCCCTGGAGCAGCAAGGGGCAAGTCGTCATGGGTCTGCGATCTGAGAGCGATCTCAACGACACCAACACACGAACCAACTGGCGACGAGATCGTCGAATGGGCTTCTACCACAACTACAACAGGACCAAGACCACAGACCAGGACGAGTCTTCTAACAATCTTGCCGAATTTCTCTCCAGCGCGACAGACAACCCCAGCATTCTCGACGAAGCAGCGACTTCCGTCTTTTTGGCTCAAGAGATCGGCAACAAGGTGTTCAATCTTATCCTCAAGGATGCCGAGAACCTGGACACGAGCTTGACGCTGCAGCAGGTTGGTCTTGATTCGCTCATGGCTATTGAGCTACGCCGGTGGTGGAAGCTTGCTTTTGGCCTGGAGATCAGTGTGTTGGAGCTCATGGCTACCGGGACTATGGAAGCACTTGGAGCCGTTGCTGCCAAGGGGCTGAAGGGGAGACTGGCTTCAAGTGGCTAG
- a CDS encoding F-box domain-containing protein, translated as MELNHFPDEVLSNIFSHLTTKAQKHRLHDDFIVDIWPVRLVCRRWNVLATPQLFQTLTLFHSEWNANKDFEFWKHMLATDAIRAAARRVAIESAPWDDLDERSSWVWEDWRDDNDWPQFKAAIDHICDMPHLNALEVRFSWACVGRDGDQEDPEMELAITRENTLRAVLDSMRKRAARPNTSVIRELVLDNLQNISLPKDLTDGLLENIERLHILTSQEISGRPEKDVHLREIREWEPYLQNTLLRSVAEQLVELTLASPAKWGAIPGEFNGKGLHFPQLKALTLAEYVIAQRDQFEWVLSLESLTSLCLHGCTIATHILVLEPEFASWGVDMRGWAWVADPPELDDEDDARPTYEISAGKRTLTPGFYVHSLRWSAMFDSIRERLPRLKEFRFTKEQWVTFFRHSGEANAEALVDRYFAFTQYWCELWSFNLKECNYVEENRPGLPEELLTITEEADRGALERLLQTTRKRQMMVK; from the coding sequence ATGGAGCTCAACCATTTCCCCGATGAGGTGCTAAGCAACATCTTCAGTCACCTCACAACCAAAGCCCAGAAGCACCGCCTTCACGATGACTTCATTGTCGATATCTGGCCTGTCCGCCTCGTCTGCCGTCGGTGGAACGTCCTCGCGACGCCGCAGCTTTTCCAGACCCTGACGCTCTTCCATAGCGAATGGAACGCCAACAAAGATTTCGAGTTTTGGAAGCACATGCTAGCCACAGACGCCATCAGAGCTGCCGCCCGTCGAGTCGCCATCGAAAGTGCCCCGTGGGACGACCTGGACGAGCGCTCGTCCTGGGTGTGGGAAGACTGGAGGGATGACAACGACTGGCCTCAATTCAAAGCCGCCATTGATCACATCTGCGATATGCCCCATCTCAATGCACTTGAAGTACGCTTCTCGTGGGCCTGCGTTGGACGTGATGGGGACCAAGAAGACCCAGAGATGGAGTTGGCCATCACGCGTGAAAACACTCTCAGGGCTGTTTTAGATTCCATGAGAAAGCGTGCAGCTCGTCCAAACACGAGCGTCATTCGTGAGCTAGTGCTGGACAACCTACAAAACATATCGCTGCCCAAGGACCTCACCGATGGCCTTTTGGAGAATATCGAGCGACTGCACATCCTCACCTCCCAAGAGATATCTGGCAGACCGGAAAAGGATGTACACCTACGCGAAATACGCGAATGGGAACCCTATCTACAAAATACATTATTGCGTTCAGTCGCCGAGCAGCTTGTCGAGCTAACCCttgccagcccagccaaaTGGGGCGCCATACCCGGCGAGTTCAACGGCAAAGGGCTGCATTTCCCCCAACTCAAGGCTCTAACACTGGCCGAATATGTCATTGCACAACGGGATCAGTTCGAATGGGTGCTCTCGCTGGAGTCTCTTACCTCGCTTTGTCTGCACGGCTGCACAATAGCCACGCAcattctcgtcctcgagcCAGAGTTTGCATCCTGGGGAGTCGACATGCGAGGCTGGGCATGGGTCGCTGATCCGCccgagcttgatgatgaagatgatgcacGTCCTACATACGAGATATCCGCTGGAAAACGAACTCTCACTCCCGGTTTCTATGTCCATTCCCTACGATGGAGCGCTATGTTTGATAGCATCCGGGAAAGACTTCCTCGCCTAAAAGAGTTCCGCTTCACCAAGGAACAATGGGTCACCTTTTTCCGGCACAGCGGGGAGGCAAACGCTGAGGCGTTGGTGGATCGGTACTTTGCCTTCACCCAGTACTGGTGTGAACTGTGGTCGTTCAACCTGAAGGAGTGCAACTATGTCGAGGAGAATCggccgggcttgccggaGGAGCTGCTTACGATCACCGAGGAGGCGGATCGTGGAGCGCTAGAGAGGCTGCTTCAGACTACGAGAAAGCGACAGATGATGGTCAAGTGA
- a CDS encoding Zn(2)-C6 fungal-type domain-containing protein, which translates to MSPEPESDNPAPERSGTRSCYACRRKKIRCDRNDPCSACVRSAKTCVFPPIGPRVRRTKKTIMADMAGRLASLEKTLARVAAERQATAIPDIFVFDNSESTEDGSERSNDDVLLQRGSSSQYFNEILLSRMIGEEKNLESALTAPTPLRLGTSPSPFSAMGILSSPSLSQHPSIFHPDKPIAAELWNTYVSNVENCLGLRILHIPTDEVKVYSAIHNPTKAPFDDLAFCFAIYFASTMSLEEPDAPSMLILDKPRQLQLFKFGLEQALAQGDFLDQPTLTGLRALAIYLSALRVHNRGKGIWILNGLAIRIAQSLGLHRDGERLGLPPFESELRRRLWWHLITRDSRSGEDYGLENSTGMQPQSNVKLPLNINDEDLSPEMKELPPEKQGWTVMTFSLVYIELAKAIQKLATAVSSPSPSEETRRKIIEEARSKVMKRVDECGSVSSGLPQYRLTVHCARFLLRKLDFFTRQQWLALQHPGSREALATDDDLLEALDILEPRVFGDEPLLGQYSWARKAYPQYHVTMYILWHLCTRPNGPHVDRAWRAVEGVFSTELADEFADRVGSKPAVLEALKLKAEALRKQSATNLGNGPLEEPGESQGVPVGALDGLNFEDSVLDNGGDEWSPWTSMMQGISKEEAFPWFW; encoded by the exons ATGTCTCCCGAGCCGGAATCTGATAACCCCGCCCCCGAAAGGTCGGGAACACGGTCTTGCTATGCCTGTCGCCGTAAGAAGATCCGATGCGACAGGAATGATCCATGTTCGGCATGTGTTCGCTCCGCCAAGACCTGCGTGTTCCCGCCCATAGGTCCCCGGGTCCGCCGGACAAAGAAGACCATCATGGCGGACATGGCAGGGCGACTAGCCAGCTTGGAAAAGACTCTTGCAAGAGTCGCTGCAGAGAGGCAGGCTACGGCTATTCCTGATATTTTTGTCTTTGACAATTCCGAGTCAACTGAAGATGGTAGCGAGAGGTCTAATGATGATGTCCTCTTGCAGAGAGGATCATCGAGCCAATACTTTAACGAGATTCTACTATCAAGGATGATTGGAGAA GAAAAAAACCTCGAGTCTGCACTGACAGCGCCGACGCCACTACGTCTTGgcacatcaccatcaccattcAGTGCCATGGGAATATTGTCTTCACCCTCCCTCTCACAACACCCATCTATCTTCCACCCCGACAAACCGATAGCAGCCGAACTATGGAACACATATGTCAGCAATGTCGAGAACTGCCTTGGCTTGAGGATTCTACATATTCCTAccgacgaggtcaaggtgtATTCCGCCATCCACAACCCCACGAAAGCCCCCTTTGATGACCTGGCATTCTGTTTTGCAATTTATTTTGCCTCCACCATGTCTCTAGAGGAACCAGATGCTCCGTCTATGCTAATCCTGGACAAGCCACGGCAGCTGCAGCTGTTCAAGTTTGGTCTTGAACAAGCTCTTGCGCAGGGTGACTTTTTGGATCAGCCAACTCTGACAGGTCTCCGTGCCTTGGCCATCTATCTA TCTGCCCTTCGTGTTCACAACCGAGGCAAAGGAATATGGATCCTCAACGGTCTCGCCATCCGGATTGCTCAATCCCTCGGCCTGCACAGAGACGGCGAACGACTGGGTCTCCCGCCTTTCGAATCTGAACTCCGTCGTCGGCTTTGGTGGCATCTCATCACCAGAGACAGTCGTTCTGGGGAAGACTATGGGCTGGAAAATTCGACCGGCATGCAACCACAATCTAACGTAAAACTAcccctcaacatcaacgacgaAGACCTCTCGCCAGAAATGAAAGAGCTCCCTCCAGAAAAGCAAGGATGGACGGTCATGACCTTCTCACTGGTTTACATCGAGCTTGCCAAGGCGATACAGAAGCTTGCCACCGCTGtctcatctccctccccaAGTGAAGAGACAAGACGTAAGATCATAGAAGAGGCCCGATCTAAAGTCATGAAGCGAGTAGATGAGTGTGGTTCGGTGTCATCGGGGTTGCCCCAGTATCGTCTCACTGTGCACTGCGCCCGCTTCCTACTCCGCAAGCTTGACTTTTTCACCAGACAGCAATGGCTTGCATTACAACATCCTGGTTCCCGAGAAGCATTAGCTACAGATGACGATCTGCTAGAGGCATTGGATATACTGGAGCCAAGGGTGTTTGGTGACGAACCTCTCCTGGGGCAATACAGTTGGGCAAGAAAGGCTTATCCGCAGTACCACGTCACCATGTACATCCTCTGGCATCTGTGTACTCGGCCAAATGGACCGCATGTGGATAGGGCTTGGAGAGCCGTCGAAGGCGTGTTTTCCACCGAGTTGGCTGATGAGTTTGCCGACCGAGTTGGATCCAAGCCCGCGGTTCTCGAAGCTCTCAAGTTGAAAGCCGAAGCACTCAGGAAGCAGAGCGCGACCAACCTTGGCAACGGGCCACTAGAGGAGCCAGGAGAGTCCCAGGGCGTCCCAGTGGGCGCACTCGATGGACTAAACTTTGAAGACTCGGTATTGGACAATGGCGGGGATGAGTGGTCACCATGGACTTCAATGATGCAGGGGATTTCCAAAGAAGAGGCTTTCCCGTGGTTTTGGTGA